The Legionella sp. PATHC032 genome has a window encoding:
- a CDS encoding GGDEF domain-containing phosphodiesterase — protein sequence MQSMVLHKSSNSYYNAYYLTVAFATLTFIFGLSVLIGWHFNIEFLIQYQPNKVAIVYNTALSFIILSFSIFLFLNCYYKSAITLNTIVFILSGLALAQHIFSINLGIDEVFFHHYQSIENAYPGRMAANTAFCFLLITTALILMNIRCYQSFNNSLAGALGLLVFCLALLFISGYFSDIQQAYKWGDKTPMSINTGIGFLLLSLAVMGLYWHNNTLYQLNSGIAMPYLSAFCIMFTFALLSFEIFKKEKELNLSTNLSLSTLALGVFFSILFGLIIRLWQLAKISAVTAKYALSEIKATLESTADGILVVDRTGNVMNYNKRFLNMWYQEERPLKTINYHDIKLIINKQLINRKETLQRINKILKTPNYQHSFELKFKGEIYYDCYTQPLKLDDEIIGRVWSFRDITIPKRLEMELSHQSTHDMLTNLPNKVLAINMLGYAMKTAVSSKKIVGVYLLDLDRFTQINDVFGHSKGDEIIKAISRRLIDCVPMNHVLGRLSGDQFIVIASINNNKEVVTGVTRLLSAFQEPVKMNGHCIKMSCSVGISFYPKDGDTVDTLLSKADIALSRTKVEGRNSFQFYTQEMHSYTLEHILLESELKNAVAKNEFVLFYQPILKLSSLNVIGFEALIRWNHPRNGLILPDKFIPLAEEIGIIGEIGDWVFVTACKQIQAWQLQGFKNIKISINISPKQFKFQYIPKRINELLSEFQVKSESIELELTENILIDKSTDIIDTLNELKEMGIQISIDDFGTGYSCLSYLKDLPIDILKIDQSFVKDLKNNQSNQTLIKAIIAMAKKFNLSLIAEGIENQYQLEFLKKLGCHYGQGYYFSHPKPTENCMQFLQ from the coding sequence ATGCAATCGATGGTACTCCATAAATCATCCAATTCTTACTACAATGCATATTATCTAACTGTAGCTTTCGCCACTCTAACATTTATCTTTGGGCTGTCTGTTTTAATTGGTTGGCATTTTAATATTGAGTTTTTAATTCAATACCAACCAAATAAGGTAGCAATCGTTTACAATACAGCTTTATCCTTTATCATTTTATCCTTTTCTATTTTTTTATTCCTAAATTGCTATTACAAGTCAGCCATTACCTTAAATACTATTGTTTTCATTTTATCTGGGTTAGCGCTTGCACAGCATATTTTTAGTATTAACCTTGGGATCGACGAAGTATTCTTTCATCACTATCAATCTATTGAAAATGCTTATCCTGGCAGAATGGCTGCGAATACAGCATTTTGCTTTTTATTAATTACTACAGCACTTATTTTGATGAATATAAGATGTTATCAATCCTTTAATAATTCTCTGGCAGGTGCACTTGGTTTATTAGTATTTTGTTTGGCTTTATTGTTCATAAGTGGTTATTTTTCAGACATTCAACAAGCTTACAAATGGGGTGACAAAACACCCATGTCAATCAATACAGGAATTGGTTTTTTGTTGCTTTCTTTAGCAGTGATGGGTTTATATTGGCATAATAATACCCTTTATCAATTAAACTCTGGTATTGCAATGCCTTATTTGAGTGCATTTTGCATTATGTTTACTTTTGCCTTGTTATCATTTGAAATTTTTAAAAAGGAAAAAGAACTAAATTTAAGCACCAATTTATCACTCAGTACGCTTGCTTTAGGAGTTTTTTTTTCCATTCTGTTTGGATTAATCATTAGATTATGGCAATTGGCAAAAATATCAGCTGTAACTGCCAAATATGCATTATCAGAAATCAAGGCAACTCTGGAATCTACCGCAGATGGTATTTTGGTAGTGGATAGAACAGGCAATGTGATGAATTACAATAAACGCTTTTTAAATATGTGGTATCAAGAAGAGAGACCTCTGAAAACGATAAATTATCATGATATAAAATTGATAATTAATAAACAATTAATCAATCGAAAGGAAACACTTCAAAGAATCAATAAGATCTTGAAAACTCCAAATTATCAACACTCATTCGAGTTAAAATTTAAAGGTGAGATATATTATGATTGCTATACTCAACCACTAAAACTGGATGATGAAATCATTGGGCGTGTTTGGAGCTTTAGAGATATTACTATTCCTAAAAGGCTTGAAATGGAGCTATCTCACCAATCTACACATGACATGCTTACTAATTTACCTAATAAAGTATTGGCTATTAACATGCTAGGATATGCAATGAAAACAGCAGTTAGTAGTAAAAAAATAGTCGGAGTATATCTATTAGATTTGGATCGATTTACACAAATCAATGATGTCTTTGGGCACAGCAAGGGAGATGAAATAATAAAAGCTATTTCAAGACGTTTAATTGATTGTGTGCCGATGAACCATGTACTTGGACGACTTAGTGGTGATCAGTTTATTGTAATTGCCAGTATTAACAATAACAAGGAGGTTGTTACTGGAGTCACACGTTTACTGAGTGCGTTTCAAGAGCCTGTTAAAATGAACGGTCATTGTATTAAAATGAGTTGCAGTGTAGGGATTTCATTTTACCCTAAAGATGGAGATACAGTTGACACCTTATTATCTAAGGCTGATATTGCCCTGTCTCGAACAAAAGTTGAAGGTCGCAATAGTTTTCAATTTTATACACAAGAAATGCATAGCTATACATTAGAACACATTTTACTGGAAAGTGAGTTAAAGAATGCAGTGGCGAAAAATGAGTTTGTTTTGTTTTACCAACCTATTCTAAAATTGAGTTCTTTGAATGTGATTGGTTTTGAGGCTCTAATCCGCTGGAATCACCCTCGGAATGGGTTAATTCTCCCGGACAAATTTATTCCTCTTGCAGAAGAAATAGGAATAATTGGTGAAATTGGTGATTGGGTGTTCGTCACCGCATGCAAACAGATACAAGCATGGCAACTCCAAGGGTTTAAAAATATAAAAATTTCAATTAACATTTCACCAAAGCAGTTTAAATTTCAATATATTCCCAAGAGGATTAATGAATTATTATCTGAATTTCAAGTAAAATCAGAATCTATTGAATTAGAATTAACTGAAAATATATTAATAGACAAGTCGACTGATATTATCGATACTTTAAATGAATTAAAGGAAATGGGTATCCAAATTTCAATTGATGACTTTGGTACCGGTTATTCTTGCTTAAGCTACTTAAAAGACTTACCAATTGATATTTTAAAAATTGATCAAAGCTTTGTTAAGGATCTAAAAAATAATCAATCCAATCAAACTCTAATAAAAGCTATCATTGCGATGGCAAAAAAATTTAATTTGAGTTTGATTGCAGAAGGAATCGAAAACCAATATCAACTCGAATTTTTAAAAAAACTTGGTTGTCATTACGGGCAAGGATATTATTTTTCTCATCCAAAGCCAACCGAAAATTGCATGCAATTTTTGCAATAA
- a CDS encoding methyltransferase domain-containing protein, translating into MLIEHQIKHYRILYEWFQSPLGVFVAKEFTDQLEPVKKFLKGETLLQLGDCGTNPWLNLLDFKHKWIASPFSSINKIHLECSLNQLPLNRDTLDCVIVPLTLEPFGNNFSLIDEIDRILKPMGFLIFLCINPWSLWGGAMKWGLLNCYGNRTVKMRSAFNLNRIFLQRGYKQCSLTNFCYIPPVNSQSLIKKLTFFDEIGKMIWPFPSGFYCYITQKYEYISPSLAIEPVIESAKKEYDSPLQPATN; encoded by the coding sequence TTGTTGATTGAACATCAAATAAAACATTATCGCATTTTATACGAATGGTTCCAATCACCATTAGGTGTATTTGTTGCTAAAGAATTTACAGATCAATTGGAACCAGTAAAGAAGTTCTTAAAAGGAGAGACACTACTACAACTTGGAGATTGTGGTACAAATCCCTGGTTAAACCTGCTTGATTTTAAACATAAATGGATAGCATCACCATTTTCTTCTATCAATAAAATCCATCTTGAGTGCTCACTAAATCAGTTGCCACTGAATAGAGACACCTTGGATTGTGTTATCGTACCCTTAACATTAGAGCCATTTGGAAACAATTTTAGTTTAATTGATGAAATCGACCGCATATTGAAACCTATGGGATTTCTCATATTCTTATGCATTAACCCATGGAGTTTATGGGGAGGTGCCATGAAATGGGGATTACTTAATTGTTATGGCAATCGAACAGTAAAAATGCGTTCAGCTTTCAATCTTAACAGAATTTTTCTTCAAAGAGGCTATAAGCAGTGCTCCTTAACTAATTTTTGCTATATACCACCAGTAAATAGCCAATCTTTAATTAAAAAATTAACTTTTTTTGATGAGATTGGAAAAATGATATGGCCTTTTCCTTCTGGCTTTTATTGTTATATTACTCAAAAATATGAGTACATCAGTCCATCACTAGCAATTGAACCTGTCATAGAATCGGCAAAAAAAGAGTATGACTCACCCTTACAACCAGCAACAAATTAG
- a CDS encoding DUF1820 family protein, translating into MTKKSLFKISFANQDEIYEIYARSIKESDMFGFLEVEELVFGEQTALVVDPSEEKLKMEFCDVKRIFIPVHSIFRIDEVSKQGTSKVKDNLGHSNKVRPFPGAGKIKD; encoded by the coding sequence ATGACAAAAAAATCGCTATTCAAAATCAGTTTTGCTAATCAGGACGAAATTTATGAAATCTATGCTCGTTCAATAAAAGAAAGCGATATGTTTGGTTTTCTGGAGGTTGAAGAGCTTGTTTTTGGAGAGCAAACAGCACTGGTAGTTGATCCATCTGAAGAAAAACTTAAAATGGAATTTTGTGATGTTAAGCGCATTTTTATCCCTGTACACTCCATCTTTCGAATTGATGAAGTTTCAAAACAAGGGACATCAAAAGTCAAAGATAACTTGGGCCATAGCAATAAAGTAAGGCCATTCCCTGGAGCCGGGAAGATAAAAGATTAA
- the pilB gene encoding type IV-A pilus assembly ATPase PilB, translating into MALATEEYRLQGIGQLLVLEKLLDKTKAIELHKLAAAEKLSLLQYIVKNKILSAEQIALTAAQNFGVPMLDINCIDVSSIPASLVNEKLIKRHAMVPLFSRGTNLYLATDDPSKQASLKEIQFHTGLNTHAIVVETDKLSSLIDNLLTAKESQGLSDYVDDSGDLEGLEISTEDEDQDIDTATSVTDDAPIVKFVNKILLDAIRQGASDIHFEPYEREYRIRYRQDGILHEVATPPASLSSRITARIKVMSNLDISERRIPQDGGFKMKISKSRAIDFRVSTCPTSAGEKVVMRVLDSGAAKLGIEALGFNPVQRKNFLKAIQRPQGMILVTGPTGSGKTVTLYTALNILNTIEVNISTAEDPVEIKVPGINQVNINPKAGLTFSGALRSFLRQDPDIIMVGEIRDLETAEIAVKAAQTGHLVLSTLHTNSAAETLNRLVNMGIPTFNIASSVTLIIAQRLARKLCNQCKAVRDDFTNQGLIELGFKETDLVNLTLYKAVGCDQCTSGYRGRVGLFEVLPMTKELGQLIMSGGNSLDILKLAQSEGMLTIFQSGIEKVKEGITTIEEVNRVTVD; encoded by the coding sequence ATGGCTCTAGCTACAGAAGAATATAGATTACAGGGTATTGGCCAGCTTCTCGTGCTGGAAAAGTTGCTAGATAAAACAAAAGCAATTGAATTACACAAATTGGCTGCAGCAGAAAAGTTGTCTTTACTGCAATACATTGTAAAAAATAAAATATTGTCGGCTGAACAAATTGCACTGACGGCTGCTCAAAATTTTGGCGTACCGATGTTGGATATTAATTGCATCGATGTGAGCTCTATTCCTGCCAGTCTGGTTAATGAGAAATTAATTAAACGTCATGCCATGGTACCCCTTTTTAGTCGAGGTACCAATTTATACCTTGCAACAGATGATCCCAGTAAACAGGCTTCCTTAAAGGAGATTCAGTTTCATACCGGATTGAACACTCATGCGATAGTTGTAGAAACAGATAAACTTAGCTCTTTGATTGATAACTTATTAACAGCAAAGGAAAGTCAGGGCTTATCAGACTATGTCGATGACTCTGGAGATCTGGAAGGTTTAGAAATAAGTACTGAGGATGAAGATCAAGATATTGATACAGCAACCTCAGTAACTGATGATGCGCCCATCGTAAAATTCGTCAATAAAATTTTATTGGATGCGATAAGGCAAGGCGCTTCTGATATACACTTTGAGCCTTATGAACGAGAATACCGAATCAGATACAGGCAAGATGGTATTTTACATGAGGTAGCTACTCCCCCGGCAAGCTTGTCATCCCGCATTACAGCACGCATAAAGGTCATGTCTAATTTGGATATATCAGAGCGGCGTATCCCCCAGGATGGTGGTTTCAAAATGAAAATTTCCAAATCACGAGCAATTGATTTCAGAGTGAGTACATGTCCGACTTCAGCAGGGGAAAAAGTGGTTATGCGGGTTCTTGATTCTGGTGCTGCCAAATTAGGTATTGAAGCATTAGGATTTAATCCTGTTCAGAGAAAAAATTTCCTTAAAGCAATCCAGCGTCCTCAAGGGATGATTTTAGTCACTGGCCCTACTGGTAGTGGTAAAACAGTCACCTTATATACGGCATTAAATATATTAAATACAATTGAGGTTAATATCTCAACAGCCGAGGATCCAGTTGAGATCAAAGTACCTGGTATCAATCAGGTTAATATTAATCCTAAAGCTGGTTTAACCTTTTCCGGTGCATTGCGTTCGTTTCTAAGGCAAGACCCTGATATTATCATGGTTGGTGAGATACGAGACCTTGAAACAGCGGAAATTGCTGTAAAAGCTGCGCAGACAGGACATTTGGTTCTTTCCACACTGCATACCAACAGTGCTGCTGAAACATTAAATCGTTTAGTGAACATGGGAATACCTACTTTTAACATTGCGAGCTCGGTTACCTTAATTATCGCGCAAAGACTGGCAAGAAAATTATGTAATCAATGTAAAGCAGTGCGAGATGACTTTACCAATCAAGGTTTGATTGAATTAGGTTTTAAGGAAACTGATCTGGTTAATCTTACATTATACAAAGCAGTTGGTTGTGATCAATGTACAAGTGGTTATCGCGGGCGCGTTGGGTTGTTTGAGGTTTTACCGATGACGAAAGAGCTAGGCCAATTGATTATGTCAGGTGGTAACTCGCTGGATATATTAAAGTTAGCTCAATCAGAAGGTATGCTGACCATCTTTCAATCAGGAATAGAAAAAGTTAAGGAAGGAATCACGACCATAGAGGAGGTCAATCGGGTAACCGTTGATTAA
- a CDS encoding hypoxanthine-guanine phosphoribosyltransferase → MTIPDKIKAVYEKSTCLYTSNEVEAALDRMAIKIHEKLQDKNPVIICVMVGGLVPLGNLLHRLDFPLEVDYVHATRYRGDLTGGDIHWKVRPSSNLAGRTVLVVDDILDGGITLAAIINEIKAIGAAEVYSAVLVDKYRKRVPNGLQKADFVGLQVEDHYIFGYGMDYHEYLRNAPGIFIVHPDHEANK, encoded by the coding sequence ATGACTATTCCTGATAAAATTAAAGCGGTATATGAAAAATCAACCTGTTTATACACATCTAATGAAGTAGAAGCAGCACTGGATAGGATGGCAATAAAAATTCATGAAAAACTACAGGATAAAAATCCTGTAATTATTTGTGTGATGGTAGGAGGTCTCGTTCCATTAGGTAATTTATTGCATCGTTTGGATTTTCCTTTAGAGGTGGATTATGTTCATGCTACTCGTTATCGAGGTGATTTAACGGGGGGAGACATTCATTGGAAAGTGAGACCATCAAGCAATCTTGCAGGACGCACAGTCTTGGTCGTAGATGATATTCTTGACGGGGGTATAACTCTGGCTGCCATAATCAATGAAATCAAAGCAATAGGGGCTGCAGAAGTTTACAGTGCTGTATTAGTTGATAAATATCGCAAACGTGTTCCCAATGGTTTGCAAAAAGCAGATTTCGTCGGTTTGCAAGTAGAGGATCATTATATTTTTGGTTATGGCATGGATTACCACGAATATTTACGTAATGCGCCAGGAATTTTTATCGTTCATCCAGATCATGAGGCAAATAAATAA